In the genome of Mycobacteriales bacterium, the window CGCGGACTCGCCGTCCTGCGCCGGCGACGTGGGTTCGCTGGAGGCGTCCGGCTCCGGCTGCTGCTGGTAGTCCTGCGGCTGCTCGGATGCCTGCGGCTGCGGGGACCAGCCATCTTCGTGGTCGGCCCACGCCAGGGTGGGGCTCAACAGCAGGCCAGCCGCCGTCAGCACCCCGCCGACACGGACCATTGTGTGTGCGCGCATGTGCCACCTCTTCTTCTCCGTCGATGTGTTCCTGACCTGAGAACGACCGCGACGGCGGCTTTCCTTCGGCATACTTTGGTGTTTCTCCGGCACCGTCCCGACTCGCCCGGTCAGCCCACCTCTGAGGGCAACGCCGGCCGGCCGTCCGGGGTGTGCGCCTTGTCGACCTCGAGCCGGGGTAGGGCCCGTTCCAGACCGGCCGGGAGCCACCAGTTCGCGCGCCCGCACAGCACCATCACCGCCGGAACCAGAACGCAGCGGATGACCGTCGCGTCGAGCGCCACGGCGACGGTGAGACCAAGGCCGAAGACCTTCAGCATCGGGTCGTCGCTGAACATGAAGCTCCCGAAGACCGCGATCATGATCAGCGCGGCGGAGGTGATGACCCGGCCGGACCGCGTCAGCCCTGCGGTGACGGCCTCATGGTTGTCGGCCCCGTTCAGCCAGGCCTCCCGGATCGAGGACAGCAAGAAGACCTCGTAGTCCATCGACAGCCCGAACAAGATCGCGAACAGCATCAGCGGGACGAAGCCGATGATCGGGACCGGTTCCTGGAGTCCCAGCAGCCCCAGCCCGATGCCGTGCTGGAACACGGTGACCACCACGCCCAGGGCCGCCCCGATGGACAGCGCGTTCATCACGGCGGCCTGAAGCGGGATGACGATCGAGCGGAAGACCAGCGCGAGCAGCAGGCACGACAGCAGCAGCACACCGGCGACAAACCAGGTGAGCCGATCGCTGGTGCGGCGGGCGAGGTCGATGAGGGTCGCCGTCTGACCGCCGACATGAACCCGCGCCCCCGCTGGGGTGACCTCCGGCAGCACCTGGCTTCGTAGCCGTTCCATGAGCTGCCCCGGAGTTCTGTGACCACTCGGTGACCAGTGGGGCCTCCAGCACGCCGCGGGCGGCGCCCCGCAAGTCCCTGACCTGCGGGAACGCAACCTGGGCTTGGCCAGGTGCCGACGCAAGTTCCTGACCTGGGCAGACTCCGGTCGATGAGTTGGGCATTCCCGAGCCGACCAAGATCATTGCCCGAAGCGGCGTTCGGAACCATTG includes:
- a CDS encoding MMPL family transporter, producing the protein MERLRSQVLPEVTPAGARVHVGGQTATLIDLARRTSDRLTWFVAGVLLLSCLLLALVFRSIVIPLQAAVMNALSIGAALGVVVTVFQHGIGLGLLGLQEPVPIIGFVPLMLFAILFGLSMDYEVFLLSSIREAWLNGADNHEAVTAGLTRSGRVITSAALIMIAVFGSFMFSDDPMLKVFGLGLTVAVALDATVIRCVLVPAVMVLCGRANWWLPAGLERALPRLEVDKAHTPDGRPALPSEVG